A window of Ananas comosus cultivar F153 linkage group 4, ASM154086v1, whole genome shotgun sequence contains these coding sequences:
- the LOC109709539 gene encoding uncharacterized protein LOC109709539: MASATTRPTFSFHHRHHFPQLKPPSLKPHHFHLPLLPLPLSSPRLVSTTTTTTITISSVDVSKEETPLSPSENTDTTTTTTTTTTPPGDAENAGVKSEPKLDPRRVEEKFAVLNTGIYECRSCGYRYDEAAGDPSYPVPPGFEFAKLPDDWRCPTCGAARSFFESKSVEVAGFAQNQQFGLGANSLTSGQKALLIYGGLLLGFVFFLSGYFLQ; encoded by the coding sequence ATGGCTTCAGCCACAACTCGCCCCACCTTCTCCTTCCATCACCGCCACCATTTCCCCCAACTCAAGCCCCCTTCTCTCAAACCCCACCATTtccacctccctctcctccccctccccctctcctcccctcgcctcgtctccaccaccaccaccaccaccatcaccatCTCCTCCGTCGACGTCTCCAAAGAGGAGACCCCTCTTTCCCCCTCCGAAAACACcgacaccaccaccaccaccaccaccaccaccacccctcCCGGCGATGCCGAAAACGCCGGTGTGAAATCGGAGCCCAAATTGGACCCCCGCCGGGTAGAGGAGAAGTTCGCCGTGCTCAACACCGGCATCTACGAGTGCCGGTCGTGTGGGTACCGCTACGACGAGGCGGCCGGCGACCCCTCGTACCCGGTCCCCCCCGGCTTCGAGTTCGCCAAGCTCCCCGACGACTGGCGCTGCCCGACCTGCGGCGCCGCCCGCTCCTTCTTCGAGAGCAAGAGCGTCGAGGTCGCCGGCTTCGCGCAGAACCAGCAGTTCGGCCTCGGCGCCAACTCCCTCACCTCCGGCCAGAAGGCCCTCCTCATCTACGGCGGCCTCCTCCTCggcttcgtcttcttcctctcaggTTACTTCTTGCAATGA